Proteins encoded by one window of Vibrio panuliri:
- a CDS encoding NupC/NupG family nucleoside CNT transporter codes for MSLFMSLVGMVVLLAIAFAFSSNRKAINLRTVGGAFAIQFALGAFVLYVPWGRDLLNGFSQGVSNVINYGNDGISFLFGGLVSDKMFEVFGGGGFIFAFRVLPTLIFFSALISVLYYLGVMQWVIKILGGGLQKALGTSRAESMSAAANIFVGQTEAPLVVRPFVPKMTQSELFAVMCGGLASVAGGVLAGYASMGVPLEYLVAASFMAAPGGLLFAKILHPETDKPEEDIEAAMDGGDDKPTNVIDAAAGGAASGLQLALNVGAMLIAFVGLIALVNGMLGGIGGWFGMPELTLELILGYAFSPLAFLIGVPWDEAIVAGSFIGQKLVINEFVAYLNFTPYIGETAQVVAETGQVMSQKTVAIISFALCGFANLSSIAILLGGLGSLAPNRRGDIARMGMKAVLAGTLSNLMAATIAGFCLSLAAL; via the coding sequence ATGAGCCTGTTTATGAGCCTAGTCGGTATGGTAGTGCTTCTTGCTATTGCATTTGCATTCTCATCTAACCGTAAAGCTATCAACTTAAGAACAGTGGGTGGCGCATTCGCTATCCAATTCGCACTTGGTGCATTTGTTCTTTACGTACCTTGGGGTCGCGACCTTTTAAACGGTTTCTCTCAAGGTGTATCTAACGTTATCAACTACGGTAACGATGGTATCTCTTTCCTATTCGGTGGTCTTGTTTCTGACAAGATGTTCGAAGTATTTGGTGGCGGCGGCTTTATCTTCGCGTTCCGTGTACTTCCAACACTGATTTTCTTCTCAGCACTTATTTCAGTTCTGTACTACCTAGGCGTTATGCAATGGGTTATCAAGATCCTTGGTGGCGGCTTGCAAAAAGCACTAGGTACATCACGCGCTGAATCTATGTCTGCAGCAGCTAACATTTTCGTAGGTCAAACAGAAGCACCACTTGTGGTTCGTCCGTTCGTACCTAAGATGACACAATCTGAGCTATTTGCAGTAATGTGTGGTGGTCTAGCATCAGTAGCTGGTGGTGTTCTAGCAGGTTACGCATCAATGGGTGTGCCACTAGAGTACCTAGTAGCAGCGTCATTTATGGCGGCACCAGGTGGTCTACTATTCGCGAAGATCCTTCACCCTGAAACTGACAAGCCTGAAGAAGATATTGAAGCGGCAATGGACGGTGGTGACGACAAGCCAACCAACGTTATCGACGCAGCAGCAGGCGGTGCGGCATCAGGTCTACAACTTGCACTTAACGTTGGTGCAATGCTAATTGCATTCGTTGGCCTAATCGCACTTGTGAACGGCATGCTAGGTGGTATTGGTGGCTGGTTCGGTATGCCTGAACTGACACTAGAACTTATCCTAGGTTACGCGTTCTCTCCACTAGCATTCCTAATCGGTGTGCCATGGGATGAAGCGATCGTTGCTGGTTCATTTATCGGTCAAAAACTGGTTATCAACGAGTTCGTAGCTTACTTGAACTTCACTCCATACATTGGTGAAACTGCTCAAGTTGTTGCTGAAACGGGCCAAGTAATGTCTCAGAAGACAGTTGCTATTATCTCGTTTGCTCTTTGTGGCTTTGCTAACCTATCGTCTATCGCGATTCTACTAGGTGGTCTAGGTAGCTTGGCTCCAAACCGTCGTGGTGATATCGCACGCATGGGTATGAAAGCGGTTCTTGCTGGTACATTATCTAACTTAATGGCAGCAACAATTGCAGGCTTCTGTCTAAGCCTTGCAGCTCTGTAA